GCCCGCAAGCACTTCCGCCTGGCGGCCGCCCTGGACCCCCGGCCGGACTACCTGGCAGCGGCCCGCTTCGAGGAGTAGCCCGTCACCGGCCGCGGGGAGGCTCGTACGGGGGGATGTCCGGGCCGGGCTGGTAGTGCGGGCCCTGGTGGATGTGGTGGAGGACCACGGCCAGGTCCACGGCGGCGAGCACCGCGAGCACACCGCAGGCGGCCGCCCACCCGGGACGGCCGACCAGCGAGAACGCGGCCGTCCCGGCGACGGCCCAGATCAGCCCCCACATGCTGAGCCAGAACCGCAGCCGCAGCGGACTGCGGGCGGTCAGCGGCTCGTTTCCGGAACGCATGACCATCGCCTCAGGTCCATGGTCCCACCAGTCGGGCGGTCGGGGAGTGTTCCGCAGTCCTTCGAGGCCGCACGGCGCCGGTGTCGAGGTCGGTCCCGAAGCGCCGATGCCGGCTGCCGGTGGGCGCAAGCGCCCCGTCCAGGCACGCGATGACGGCGGCGTTCGAGGCGCGGGGGTGCGGGGGTCCGGGGCCCGCCCCGCTGAACGGGAGAAGGGCGGGGCGGGGAGGAGGCCCCGCGCAGCGGCCCCAAGCCGGCATCTGCACAGCTCAGCGGCATTGTCAGTGCCCCCGCCTAGACTCGACGGCAGACGGGATCCGTCTGATCCGACCGCACCGAGGGGAGAGGAGCCGACACGTGACACCGCAGCCGCCCGCGAGCGCGCTCCTGCGCCACGCCGCCGTCTTCCTCCCCGCCCCCGTCCCCCGCGAGGCCCGCATCGCCTTCTGGTCCCCCGCCGGGGACGCGCTCCCGGAAGGCGCCGGGACACCGGCCCCGCTCGCGGTCGTCCGCCGCCACGGCCCGGGGATCCGTACCCGTACCGTCCCCTCCCTCGGCCTCTCCGTCACCGACGCCCTGCCCCTGCTCGCCCGCGCCCCGCACAGCGCCGTCACGCATCCCGCCACCCGCGCCTGG
The Streptomyces sp. NBC_01296 DNA segment above includes these coding regions:
- a CDS encoding DUF6343 family protein, with amino-acid sequence MRSGNEPLTARSPLRLRFWLSMWGLIWAVAGTAAFSLVGRPGWAAACGVLAVLAAVDLAVVLHHIHQGPHYQPGPDIPPYEPPRGR